In Patagioenas fasciata isolate bPatFas1 chromosome 18, bPatFas1.hap1, whole genome shotgun sequence, a genomic segment contains:
- the SPHK1 gene encoding sphingosine kinase 1: MAAGRRAPPEPGGGPVLLQGIFGAGPTPGAAACSLALTARELQVRRPGGSSGGSAGPDAALRLADCVGSSAFPAAAAACFSLVCYPLRGPRWGSPARQRLERTFRVSLGPDAEDNLRIAQAWSRRIRELSVPTVPTQDGDSYGVLPRPCRALVLVNPQSGAGRALEDFQAVVQPMLAEADIAATVFITERPHHAQEKVRDEDLSQWDTLVIMSGDGLLHEVVNGLMERPDWADAMQKPLCILPGGSGNALAASINYYAGNDHVAKKKLLTNCTFILCKGLHTQMDLVSLSTASGKRLFSFLGFGWGFISDVDIDSEKYRRLGNARFTLGTLQCLAKLRVYQGRLSYLPAVPEQGTPLAHRDPHAPITNGQAAHVLPPAGTEAPGALPADSLLVPLCQPVPAHWTVVPEEEFVTVYAIYQSHLGTNLLMAPAARLNDGCIHLFYLKAGISRLALLKIFLAMARGTHLDLNCPHLCYVRVQAFRLEPRAAAGIMTVDGEALACEPVQGQIHGRLCRVVSGS; encoded by the exons ATGGCCGCCGGCCGCCGCGCTCCCCCGGAGCCCGGTGGGGGCCCGGTGTTACTTCAAGGTATCTTCGGTGCGGGACCGACTCCCGGTGCTGCCGCTTGCTCGCTGGCTCTGACGGCCCGGGAACTGCAGGTGCGGCGTCCCGGCGGTTCTTCCGGGGGCTCGGCCGGTCCCGACGCCGCGCTCCGCCTGGCCGATTGCGTGGGCTCCTCCGccttccccgccgccgccgccgcctgctTCTCCCTGGTGTGTTACCCGCTCCGCGGGCCGCGCTGGGGCTCGCCCGCCCGCCAGCGCCTGGAGCGGACCTTCCGCGTCTCCCTGGGACCCGACGCCGAGGACAACCTGCGCATCGCCCAGGCCTGGAGCCGCAGGATCCGGGAGCTCTCGGTGCCCACCGTGCCCACGCAGGACG GTGACAGCTATGGGGTGCTGCCGCGGCCCTGCCGTGCGCTGGTGCTGGTGAACCCGCAGAGCGGCGCCGGCCGTGCGCTGGAGGACTTCCAGGCGGTGGTACAGCCCATGCTGGCAGAGGCCGACATCGCTGCCACCGTCTTCATCACCG AAAGACCCCACCATGCTCAGGAGAAGGTGCGGGATGAGGACCTGTCACAGTGGGACACGTTGGTGATCATGTCTGGGGATGGGCTGCTGCACGAG GTGGTTAATGGGCTCATGGAACGGCCGGATTGGGCAGACGCCATGCAGAAGCCGCTGTGCATCCTGCCGGGGGGCTCTGGGAATGCCCTGGCCGCCTCCATCAACTACTATGCTGG CAATGATCACGTCGCCAAGAAGAAGCTGCTGACGAACTGCACCTTCATCCTGTGCAAGGGGCTGCACACGCAGATGGACTTGGTCTCACTGAGCACGGCCTCGGGCAAGCGCCTCTTCTCCTTCCTCGGCTTCGGCTGGGGCTTCATCTCGGACGTGGACATTGACAGCGAGAAGTACCGCCGGCTGGGCAACGCCCGCTTCACGCTGGGCACCCTGCAGTGCCTGGCCAAGCTGCGGGTGTACCAGGGCCGCCTGTCCTACCTGCCCGCTGTCCCCGAGCAGGGCACCCCCCTggcacacagggacccccacgcaCCCATCACCAACGGCCAGGCTGCTCATGTCCTGCCTCCAGCGGGGACAGAGGCGCCCGGTGCTCTGCCCGCCGACTCACTGCTGGTGCCGCTGTGCCAGCCGGTGCCGGCGCACTGGACTGTGGTACCCGAGGAGGAGTTTGTCACCGTCTACGCCATCTACCAGTCCCACCTTGGCACCAATCTGCTGATGGCACCGGCGGCCCGTCTGAACGACGGCTGCATCCATCTCTTCTACCTGAAGGCCGGCATCAGCCGCCTGGCGCTGCTGAAGATCTTCCTGGCTATGGCCAGGGGGACACACCTGGACTTGAactgtccccacctgtgctatGTCCGCGTCCAGGCTTTCCGCCTGGAGCCGCGGGCGGCCGCGGGCATCATGACGGTGGATGGGGAGGCGCTGGCCTGTGAGCCGGTGCAGGGCCAGATCCACGGCCGCCTCTGCCGCGTCGTCAGCGGGTCCTGA